The window GACAGGAAGTTTTCATAGGCAGGAATGATTAGTCCAGTTTGCTTGATGCCATCATATAAAGCAACAACACCAGTGAAAATAAGTGCAACGCCATAAACGCTCGGTGCATGATTGAATAGGTTACCAAACAATGCAAAAATCATTAATACAATGGCAATCGGATAAATCGCTACTAATACGGGTAACGAAATATTGATTAAATCTTCTAATCCAAAGTTGGATACAGCAAAGCTAAATACCGCGAAAATTACTAAGTACGTTTTGTAAGAGATTTTCGGGAAAATTTTATGGAAAAATGTTGCGTTTGCTGAGAATAAACCTACTGAAGTCGTTAAACAAGCTAAAATAATCGTAGCTGATAAAATAATACTCCCAAAACTACCGAAAAGGGCTTTTGCAGATAACGAGAGAATCGCACCACCATCGTTGTGGAAGCCAATTGTATCGACACTAGTTACACCTAAATAGCCAAGTGAAACATAAACGAAGGCTAGACCGAGAGCAGCAACAATACCAGCGAAAATCGTAATTTTAATTTGCTGTGCTTTTTGTGTAATTCCGCGTGATACAAGTGCCTGTACAATAACGATCCCGAATACGAGTGACGCCAGCACGTCCATCGTTAAATACCCCTGAATGAAGGACTCGCCAAATGCGTTATTAATGTATGCACCCTGTGACTCGCCAATTTCGCCCAGTGGTGTTAAGAAGGCCTTCGCAACAAGTAAAATAATTACAAATAGTAGGGCAGGCGTTAAAAATTTCCCAACACGGTCAACAAGCTTCGTAGGATTAGAAGCTAAATAAAATGTTATTCCGAAGAAAATTAATGTTGTAATGAATAATGGAATCCAGCTTTCTTGTGCAGCTCCTGAAAGGAATGGAGCAACGCCGATTGAGTAAGAAACAGCGCCTGTACGAGGAATTGCAAAGAAAGGTCCAATGGATAAGTAAACAATGGAAGTGAATATTATGCCGAAATATGGATTAACACGGCCGGCTAACACTTCCAAGTCGCCTCCATTTTTTGCTACAGAAATGATCCCTAAAAGAGGTAATCCAACCCCTGTGATTAAAAAACCAACCATGGATACAAAAATATTTTCTCCGGCCATTTGACCTAAAAGTGGTGGGAATATGATGTTACCGGCTCCTAAAAATAAAGCGAATAACATAAATCCAACCGCAATATTGTCACGGAAAAAGCTCGTATTGCTCTTCATTTCGATAAAACTCCTTTTAGTTCGAAAAATTAAAACTTTCAAAAAATTTAAACCTTATCACAATAGATTATACTATCATATAAATACTAAAAGTGAAAGGTGTTATATTATTTTTCGATAACAAATATTGGGATTTCAGATATAAATGCTATTAATATCTTAATAATTGATAGAAAATTCACTATTAATACAAATTTTATTGTGGAATATACCTTATGGCATGTTGTGTTAATGCAGTATTCTTCGGTAAAATAGGTATAGAAAAAATAATTTACATAATAGTAAGGAGCTATCATCATGCAAAATAAATGGAAAACACTACTATCAGGCGCACTATTTACATCTGTATTTTTGGTTGCTTCTCATGTCGACGCAGCTACATATACCGTGCAAAAGGGTGATAACTTAACAAAAATTGCAACAGCTCATAATACGACAGTCCAACAGTTGAAACAATGGAATAAATTATCTAATGACAGCATTTTCTTGGAACAAAAATTAATTGTTGCAACGCTCGATAAAGTACCGTCAAACCCAGTAGATAAAGTAAATAAACCAATTGCAAATAAAACGCAATATTATACCGTTGCAAAAGGTGATAATTTAACGAATATTGCTAAGAAATATAGCGCGACCGTTTCTGATGTGAAAAAGTGGAACTCATTAGATTCAGATGCGATTAAAGTAGGACAAAAGTTAAAAATTCAGCAGGTATCGGCTAAAGATGAAGTGAATGTAGATGAAGTTGAGGATGTTGAGGAAGTCATTGATTTTAAAGAAACCGCAGATGAAGCGATTGCCAAGCAGTTAGGAAGTGAACAGGAAATCATTGCAACGATCACTTCTGCTTCAGAGCAAATGTACAATCAAGTATTAATGACTGCTAATCTGTCGCTAGGGGTTCCGTATGTTTTTGGCGGGAATACGAT is drawn from Solibacillus sp. R5-41 and contains these coding sequences:
- the brnQ gene encoding branched-chain amino acid transport system II carrier protein codes for the protein MKSNTSFFRDNIAVGFMLFALFLGAGNIIFPPLLGQMAGENIFVSMVGFLITGVGLPLLGIISVAKNGGDLEVLAGRVNPYFGIIFTSIVYLSIGPFFAIPRTGAVSYSIGVAPFLSGAAQESWIPLFITTLIFFGITFYLASNPTKLVDRVGKFLTPALLFVIILLVAKAFLTPLGEIGESQGAYINNAFGESFIQGYLTMDVLASLVFGIVIVQALVSRGITQKAQQIKITIFAGIVAALGLAFVYVSLGYLGVTSVDTIGFHNDGGAILSLSAKALFGSFGSIILSATIILACLTTSVGLFSANATFFHKIFPKISYKTYLVIFAVFSFAVSNFGLEDLINISLPVLVAIYPIAIVLMIFALFGNLFNHAPSVYGVALIFTGVVALYDGIKQTGLIIPAYENFLSIFPFYEQGIAWVVPALIGGVIGYIIHIAKRK
- a CDS encoding C40 family peptidase is translated as MQNKWKTLLSGALFTSVFLVASHVDAATYTVQKGDNLTKIATAHNTTVQQLKQWNKLSNDSIFLEQKLIVATLDKVPSNPVDKVNKPIANKTQYYTVAKGDNLTNIAKKYSATVSDVKKWNSLDSDAIKVGQKLKIQQVSAKDEVNVDEVEDVEEVIDFKETADEAIAKQLGSEQEIIATITSASEQMYNQVLMTANLSLGVPYVFGGNTMEGFDCSGFVNYAYQQAGITMTRKSSLMYFQQDTTKVKVPVPGDLVFFKNTIIPNISHMGIYIGNDEFIHAGSQGVTVANLKTKYWAERFVAFKRLNNVQ